Part of the Triticum urartu cultivar G1812 chromosome 2, Tu2.1, whole genome shotgun sequence genome, TTGGAGTATCAGGGATAGGATATGTGCATCGAGCAGATTTTAGATTTCTGGTTCACATGGGTACACATTGGGTACATCTTGACAATATTTTTTCTGGAATAGTTTCTTTTGAGCATGGCAAATTGTGTAGAACATGATATTTAGTACAATATGGCAAATTGGCAACTAGTGTGTAGTGTTTAGCACTGTTTAGTGTTGTTTGTCCTCCTGCGAGAATTATATTCAGTAATTTCCCATGGCATTTGTCCTCCTGTATTTAGTCTGTAGTGCAAATTTTGTAAACTTGCCATGTGATCAGTACATACAAACTCTAGCTTTGAAATGAATCATGAATCGGATTTTCTCTAGATTTTGCCATGAATCAAAAGTATATATTGTTGAACACTGCTTTGCCATGGCAAAAAGGATTTTATAGCTTTTGGCATGCCTCTAATATAGCTTTTTCCATGTCACCACTATAACTTTTGGCATGACATACACATATTTTTTTACCATGGCAAATTTGCTAATCTATTTGCCATGCCTCTAATATAGTTTTCGCCATGTCACCACTACAACTTTGGCCATGTTCACATGGAGTagtaaaaaaacaaatttgagtTGATTGTAGAAATATGTGTTTGTTTCCCTTTTTTTGACTTTGTAGGATTGATGATGACCACATTAAGCATTGCAACTTTTAAGAGATTTGATTTTGCTTTTGTACTTACTACTGCAAATCCACCCAGGTAATTTTGCCATGTCAATTAACATGCAGTATGTTTGTGCCATGGCAAACATTTTACATCATGGCAAATTTGCATTCTTTTAAACAGAAAGAGTTACTTTCCCACCACCTAATTTAGGTGTACGCGCCAATATTTTTTAATCTCCCGCTAAAAGGTCCCAAATTAGCATCTTTGTTCCCACCAAAAAATTAGCTTCCCGCTAAATACCTTCCTAACAACCCACGAATATATAATTCTAGACCAAACGACGGCGTCTTCACGGGCGATTGGATCTGAGCTCTCGTCTCGGTTCATCTGTGCTGCTGGCGTCATGACGGCGTCAACAGAACGAACCACATCAGGTGCACGGCGTCAGGTTAGTCCTCCTCCTGATCTCCTCCATCGCTGAAAATCCAGTCCTCCTCAAtctccccctcctccctctcctctgcGCCCGCATCTGTCCGGGATCAAACCCCCACGAGCTCCTCCTCAGTGCGCGGCTCTCTCAATCCCGATCCATTCAGAGGGGCTGCCCCTTCTCTCCTCCGCTCGCCGCTTGGCCGTAGAAAAGAAGTCAGGGCAGGCGACATGCCGCCGCCGGTGGAATTTTCCCATCGCGCCTCAATTTGGCCGCCTCGGCGGAGGCGCTCGCGGCCTGGAGGGTCGGTGCAGCGCCTCACCTTGGCCTGGAGGCTGGCCGCCATGGAGCTCGCCTCGGCCTTGAACTGGGGCTCGACGGGGCCTCCCAGCCCGGTTCATGGCCGCAGCCGTCTTGGCTGTGCACGCCGGTGTCGTGACGTGGTGGCCAGGCGCTGGTTACTGCCTCACCCGACCCCAGCGTGCCCGAGATGCCTGCAGACCTCTCCACCATCTCTGCTCCTGGTTCGCTCTGTTTCCTCCTGGACGCCAAAGGGGGTCGTGAGCATTAGATTGGTTTTTGAACATTAGATCCATTAGATCCATTAACTGAAAGATATAGACGTACTCTGTATGTAcaaagctagctagctagctaatacaAGCAGCTTAATTGATTGTTGTATGAGCAGCTTTGCCGCTGCATATCCAGGTTTAGTCATCCTCTGCATTGCATTTGATTCAGATTACCATAAGATGATTTTTAATAGATATTTGGTCTTACACGAGTCACATTGGATTTTTTCCCTATAGATTCAGAGTAGTATTTTCATGAACCTATCACTGATACTTTGCCTTTCATGTCCATTCACATATGTCTGGTTTACCTACACAAGGGCACAATGATGAATTTTACGGAGGATGCTCCGGGTACACAACATCCTTACTTCATAATCACCTATCTGAATGGTGCAAAATATCAATACTTTGTTAATGCTAAGTCCCATGATTGTTTTTGTGTGCAGTAAAGAAAGGCTCTGTTCTCTTAACAAGGATGGAAAGTATAACGGCATACAAAAACCAACGTGGACAACCCAAATCTGGTAAATTGTTTAGCATTTGCTATAATGCATAAAATCTTGGTGTGGGTTAAATAGCTAAACCTTCAAGACTACAAAATCTTTTACAGGAACTCCAGAACAATCTGACATTCCAGTATCTGCTAATGACATGTGTTCCCTTGCTGAATGGCCATCCCATGCTCGCCGCAACCGTGCGCTACTACAGGATGGTACTTGCTTTCGTTTACATTTATGTCATCATTTTTACAATCTAATGCTGAGTAATACAATTTTTCTTGTATGATCTGGGCTGTAGAAGCTGGTGGACAGAAGAAGAAAGGGCGAGGTCTTCTAAAAGGTTTTAAAGCATCTAAGAAGCGTTTTGCCAATGGATCTGCAAAGCTAAATATTACATTCTCTGAAAAATTGGGTGGTACAGTAGGAATGAACTATCGTTCGTTCAAGGATGACGTGGTAGTCATAATGAAAAGAAAGTTACCACTCATTGGAGTGAGGACGTGGTCGGACATTCACCCTACCATTCATCGACTCATTGTTGCAGATATGATAGTGCGTACAACATTTTTCACATGTGTTATCTTATTTTACCATCGATAATGCAGTGCTTATGTATATTTATTTGCTGTATGCTTTACAGGACAGATGGGACCTAGAAGATACACCAGAAACAGAAGAAAAAGTTCTCAAAATTGCGAAAGAGAGATATAGAGGCTGGCGATCAACTCTAAGCTCCACTTACAAGGCATACAAAACAGATGCAGCTAGATTGGCTAATCTGCCAGAAGATTTACAACTAGAAGAGTGGGAATGGATGATTGAGTACTTTGGCACTGATTCAAAATTTCAGGTTATCTCTAAGATCACGGTTTGTCTATTATGTGTTAAGATCAAATGGCTAGTCTCACTGGTTATATCTGGTTTCAATGAATTGATAGGAACGCAGCCAAATGAACGCCGATAACCGTAAGAAACAGAAGACAAAACACATAATGGGATCAAAATCTTACTCGAAAGTTAGTTTTGAGAAGGTATGAGTCCAACTAAATATGTATGCCTTGCTGCTAAATATGGTGTCATGTTTCAAGCATCTCATTGTTATATTACTTGCAGAGAAACTTGGAAACTGGAGAAGAGCCAGATTGTATTGCTCTATGGGAACTCACCCACACAAACGATGGAACATGGTCTAACACAGATTCCCAGAAAGTTTACGTGAGTACACTGACTTTTGGTTATTCTATAGTTAGTCAATGATGTGAATTCGGCATGTTTCATCATCAGATGCGATTATTCATGCGTTGGACCGTGTTATTCTTGTTTCATCTTTTATAGTGTCAATATTGATGCTGCACCTATAATTGTTCCTTTCATTTTAGGACAAAGCACTTGAAGAGGTTAAAAACAAACAAGCTGAAACTGAAGGTCCACTTTCAAGTGAGCAGAAAAACAATATTTTCCAGACCGCATGCAAAGACACTCTGGAATGCAAGTCATTGCAGCCTCGTGGGTACGGATACATGGCCAAAACTTCAACTAGTTCTGAAAAGTTCCGTATCCAGATTGAAGAGCAAGCTCGTGCTACAGCAGCCACCCAGGAGCGAAACTCTCAGCTCAGCCAGCAGGTCAATGACTTAGAAGATCAACTACAAGCTGAACGTGCTAACACACAAGAGAGGATTAACTTAGAGCGTGCTGAGAGAGAACAACTTGAGGAGAGGTTAAAAGAAGAGCGTGCTGAAAGGGAAAGATTGTTGCAAGAGGAGCGAACATCAAGGCTGGAATTGGAAAAAAACATGATGGCAAAGTTTGTAGAATTGAGCAAACAGATGGGAACCCAACAGGTGATGGTTATTACAGTCATATGCTTCCGACCTTGTAAGATTTATGTTGCTTACTTGCATTGCTAAAAGTGCACTTCTATTTACAGGTGCCTACGAAGAGGATTGACAAAGAAAATAGTAATCCAAACTTGCAAAATATTCTTTCATAGACATCTAGTCCTAATAAGACTCCAGGTTCAAGGCTGACTGCTATTTCTTCAAATGCGCTCATACAAGCTGCAACAAGGCAATCTCGAATGTTTAAAGCAATGGTAAGTCACAACCTTGCTTTCTCTTCATGTTCACCTGCATTTTATACGTCATTGGTCTTCATAATTAGCTAGCTGCTTCTTCTCTTTTACCATGTGTTGTTGCTGCATCGAGTCACAACTTCAACAAAAAACGAATATGTGATAGCTAGGGACATGAACTTAACTGAAACTATACATCTAGTCATAACTTAAATCAATAGCAGGAGCTTTTAGTAGATGTATGATCGGATGATGGTACCATTCTGTATGCACGAGCAGGATGTCATGATCATGCGCGTGATGCCTTCGCTGATGAGTCCACTGCAATGTCCCATGTAgtattgtaacgccctcgatgcggctatagctcccacgtgtcgaggcacgacttagagacataaccgcattgaaagcaatgtcgcaagtcaggcaatctttacaacatcccatgtaatacataataaaagggggagataacatagttggcttacactcgccacgtcacatcagagtacataaataacatccatcaagcaatcactcatggcccgactacggagccaaaatgaaaaagaacccaacatgcgacaaggccctgaatcgaaccccaactaggcaccactactgatcatcgggaaaggaaacataataacgctgagagtcctcgtcgaactcccacttgagctcgtactcgtcacctggagcggaatcacctggacctgcatctggagttgtagtatctgtgagccacagggactcagcaatctcacacccacgcgatcaaaactatttaagcttataggaatggataaggcaagtatatgtggagctgcagcaagcgactagcatatgtggtggctaacttatacgcaaaagagagcgagaagaggaggcaaggcgcgagtgagaaactagaggaacaacctgcgcaagcattactccaacaccgtgtccacttcccggactccgccgagaagaggccatcacggtaacacactcagttgattcattttaattaattaaggtttacgttgtctacaaccggacattaacaaattcccatctgcccataaccgcgggcacggctttcgaaagttcaatccctgcaggggggtcccaacttagcccatgacaagctctcacggtcaacgaaggaatagacctcctcccaagacgttccaatcagactcggtatctcggtaactcaagacacttcgacaggttaaaacaagaccagcaacaccgcccgaatgtgccgacaaatcccgataggagctgcacatatctctttctcagggcacactcagatgagcaagctATACGAGTAAAAAccaacctcaagtttccccgaggtggccccaggtcagttcggaccaacacctcagaggagcactggcccggggggggggggtaaataaGATGACcgttgagtctgcagaacccaagggaaagaaaaggctaggtggcaaatggtaaaaccaatgttgggcattgctggaaaagctttaatcaaggcgaaatatcaaggggttcccattataacccaaccgcgtaaggaacgcaaaatccgggaacataacaccgatatgacggaaactagggcggcaagagtggaacaaaacactagacgagaggccgagccttccaccctttaccaagtatatagatgcattaagataacatagcaatatagtgatatcccaacaagcaaataaaaggtgctccaataggaacggctccaatcttcacctgcaactagcaacgctataagaggggctgagcaaagcggtaacatagccaatcaacggtttgctaggacaatggtaggttagaggttcaatcacgaaattgggaggctgacaagtaagtggtaggcatcgtagcagtggcaaagcaaaagagcgagcaaactagcatagcaaagatagtggtgatttcgagggtatgatcatcttgcctgcacagttgtcaaaactgactggatcctcacaagcaaactcaacgggctcctcggtagcgaactcgtctcccggctctacccaacaagacaaacaagcaacaaggatacaatcaaccacgtgcaagaccaagcgatatgatgaaatgatgatatgctatgcgggatgcgatgcgggatgcaaaatgcaagatatgacaggaaatgcatgaacctggcctcaaattggaattccaagggtgccactggatagaggggatgaaatcgcttgaaaacgatattaagatcattggaatcggagctacggtttggaaatggcaagcgttttaagatatgacaccggtctgcgatttacagcaagtaggcatctaaatgcaacgaaatgaacatgctacagccaccaaacatgaaaacaaaatacatggcagtgatgtacacaagatggttaacaaatcacttgcactgagccataggcaaaatCATCCATTAAGGggttcaagcaagcatggcaaaaacgcaaacaagttgacgatctgcccagattaacaacgaagcaaaagttgagctcgattgagtcaacctagagaactccacatatgcaaaaaaagacatggatggatagagcataacataaatatcaaaactcccttacttatcatcctcaaaagaggcacggatcactaggaaaccagctggacatatagcatcacgaactaaaatatcccagactttgtgaaaatcactaagtccctgaaatcagcaatctcaggtacctctcttcgcaagcttgcacaagacaacacacacatcctaaaaatgcatgggtggcacctct contains:
- the LOC125538466 gene encoding uncharacterized abhydrolase domain-containing protein DDB_G0269086-like isoform X3 translates to MGTHWGTMMNFTEDAPVKKGSVLLTRMESITAYKNQRGQPKSGTPEQSDIPVSANDMCSLAEWPSHARRNRALLQDEAGGQKKKGRGLLKGFKASKKRFANGSAKLNITFSEKLGGTVGMNYRSFKDDVVVIMKRKLPLIGVRTWSDIHPTIHRLIVADMIDRWDLEDTPETEEKVLKIAKERYRGWRSTLSSTYKAYKTDAARLANLPEDLQLEEWEWMIEYFGTDSKFQERSQMNADNRKKQKTKHIMGSKSYSKVSFEKRNLETGEEPDCIALWELTHTNDGTWSNTDSQKVYDKALEEVKNKQAETEGPLSSEQKNNIFQTACKDTLECKSLQPRGYGYMAKTSTSSEKFRIQIEEQARATAATQERNSQLSQQVNDLEDQLQAERANTQERINLERAEREQLEERLKEERAERERLLQEERTSRLELEKNMMAKFVELSKQMGTQQVPTKRIDKENSNPNLQNILS
- the LOC125538466 gene encoding uncharacterized protein LOC125538466 isoform X1, whose translation is MVNCSPGLTPSPDQTTASSRAIGSELSSRFICAAGVMTASTERTTSGARRQGTMMNFTEDAPVKKGSVLLTRMESITAYKNQRGQPKSGTPEQSDIPVSANDMCSLAEWPSHARRNRALLQDEAGGQKKKGRGLLKGFKASKKRFANGSAKLNITFSEKLGGTVGMNYRSFKDDVVVIMKRKLPLIGVRTWSDIHPTIHRLIVADMIDRWDLEDTPETEEKVLKIAKERYRGWRSTLSSTYKAYKTDAARLANLPEDLQLEEWEWMIEYFGTDSKFQERSQMNADNRKKQKTKHIMGSKSYSKVSFEKRNLETGEEPDCIALWELTHTNDGTWSNTDSQKVYDKALEEVKNKQAETEGPLSSEQKNNIFQTACKDTLECKSLQPRGYGYMAKTSTSSEKFRIQIEEQARATAATQERNSQLSQQVNDLEDQLQAERANTQERINLERAEREQLEERLKEERAERERLLQEERTSRLELEKNMMAKFVELSKQMGTQQVPTKRIDKENSNPNLQNILS
- the LOC125538466 gene encoding uncharacterized abhydrolase domain-containing protein DDB_G0269086-like isoform X2, yielding MTASTERTTSGARRQGTMMNFTEDAPVKKGSVLLTRMESITAYKNQRGQPKSGTPEQSDIPVSANDMCSLAEWPSHARRNRALLQDEAGGQKKKGRGLLKGFKASKKRFANGSAKLNITFSEKLGGTVGMNYRSFKDDVVVIMKRKLPLIGVRTWSDIHPTIHRLIVADMIDRWDLEDTPETEEKVLKIAKERYRGWRSTLSSTYKAYKTDAARLANLPEDLQLEEWEWMIEYFGTDSKFQERSQMNADNRKKQKTKHIMGSKSYSKVSFEKRNLETGEEPDCIALWELTHTNDGTWSNTDSQKVYDKALEEVKNKQAETEGPLSSEQKNNIFQTACKDTLECKSLQPRGYGYMAKTSTSSEKFRIQIEEQARATAATQERNSQLSQQVNDLEDQLQAERANTQERINLERAEREQLEERLKEERAERERLLQEERTSRLELEKNMMAKFVELSKQMGTQQVPTKRIDKENSNPNLQNILS
- the LOC125538466 gene encoding stress response protein NST1-like isoform X4 yields the protein MESITAYKNQRGQPKSGTPEQSDIPVSANDMCSLAEWPSHARRNRALLQDEAGGQKKKGRGLLKGFKASKKRFANGSAKLNITFSEKLGGTVGMNYRSFKDDVVVIMKRKLPLIGVRTWSDIHPTIHRLIVADMIDRWDLEDTPETEEKVLKIAKERYRGWRSTLSSTYKAYKTDAARLANLPEDLQLEEWEWMIEYFGTDSKFQERSQMNADNRKKQKTKHIMGSKSYSKVSFEKRNLETGEEPDCIALWELTHTNDGTWSNTDSQKVYDKALEEVKNKQAETEGPLSSEQKNNIFQTACKDTLECKSLQPRGYGYMAKTSTSSEKFRIQIEEQARATAATQERNSQLSQQVNDLEDQLQAERANTQERINLERAEREQLEERLKEERAERERLLQEERTSRLELEKNMMAKFVELSKQMGTQQVPTKRIDKENSNPNLQNILS